Proteins encoded in a region of the Nonomuraea helvata genome:
- the glnA gene encoding type I glutamate--ammonia ligase — MDRQQEFVLRTLEERDIRFIRLWFTDVLGFLKSVAIAPAELEGAFAEGIGFDGSAIEGFARVYESDMLAKPDPSSFQILPWRSETPGAARIFCDILMPDGSPSHADPRWVLKRTLAKCADMGFTFYTHPEIEFFLLKSRPEPGRRPEPIDSGGYFDHTPHSSGHDFRRQAIMMLESMGISVEFSHHEGAPGQQEIDLRYADALTTADNIMTFRLVMKEVALEQGIWASFMPKPFTEHPGSGMHTHMSLFEGDRNAFYEAGAEYQLSKIGRSFIAGLLRHAAEITAITNQWVNSYKRLWGGAEAIAGQGGEAPSYVCWGHNNRSALVRVPMYKPHKGGSTRIEFRSLDSACNPYLAFALILAAGLKGIEEGYELPAAAEDNVWTLTSAERRALGIQPLPGSLNDAIEVMERSELVAETLGEHVFDFFLRNKRAEWREYRRHVTEFELGRYLPVL; from the coding sequence GTGGACCGCCAGCAGGAGTTCGTGCTCCGCACGCTCGAGGAACGCGACATCCGGTTCATCCGGCTCTGGTTCACTGACGTGCTCGGCTTCCTCAAATCAGTGGCGATCGCCCCGGCCGAGCTGGAGGGTGCGTTCGCCGAGGGCATAGGGTTCGACGGCTCGGCCATCGAGGGCTTCGCCCGCGTCTACGAGTCCGACATGCTCGCCAAGCCCGACCCGTCCTCGTTCCAGATCCTGCCCTGGCGCAGCGAGACGCCCGGCGCGGCGCGCATCTTCTGCGACATCCTCATGCCGGACGGCTCGCCGTCGCACGCCGACCCGCGCTGGGTGCTCAAGCGCACGCTCGCCAAGTGCGCCGACATGGGCTTCACGTTCTACACCCACCCGGAGATCGAGTTCTTCCTGCTGAAGAGCCGGCCCGAGCCCGGCCGGCGGCCCGAGCCGATCGACTCCGGCGGCTACTTCGACCACACGCCGCACAGCTCCGGCCATGACTTCCGCCGCCAGGCGATCATGATGCTGGAGTCGATGGGCATCTCCGTCGAGTTCAGCCACCACGAGGGCGCGCCCGGGCAGCAGGAGATCGACCTGCGCTACGCCGACGCGCTCACCACGGCCGACAACATCATGACCTTCCGCCTGGTCATGAAGGAGGTCGCCCTGGAGCAGGGCATCTGGGCCTCGTTCATGCCCAAGCCGTTCACGGAGCACCCGGGCTCCGGCATGCACACGCACATGTCGCTGTTCGAGGGCGACAGGAACGCCTTCTACGAGGCCGGGGCCGAATACCAGCTCTCCAAGATCGGCCGGTCGTTCATCGCCGGGCTGCTCAGGCACGCCGCCGAGATCACCGCCATCACCAACCAGTGGGTCAACTCCTACAAGCGGCTCTGGGGCGGGGCCGAGGCCATCGCGGGCCAGGGCGGCGAGGCGCCCTCCTACGTGTGCTGGGGCCACAACAACCGCTCCGCCCTGGTCAGGGTGCCGATGTACAAGCCGCACAAGGGCGGCTCGACGCGCATCGAGTTCAGGTCGCTCGACTCGGCGTGCAACCCGTACCTCGCCTTCGCGCTGATCCTGGCGGCCGGCCTCAAGGGCATCGAGGAGGGCTACGAGCTGCCCGCCGCGGCCGAGGACAACGTCTGGACGCTGACCAGCGCCGAGCGGCGCGCCCTCGGCATCCAGCCGCTGCCCGGCTCGCTCAACGACGCGATCGAGGTCATGGAGCGCAGCGAGCTGGTGGCCGAGACGCTGGGGGAGCACGTCTTCGATTTCTTCCTGCGCAACAAGCGCGCGGAGTGGCGCGAATACCGCCGCCACGTCACCGAGTTCGAGCTGGGTCGCTACCTGCCCGTGCTCTGA
- a CDS encoding AAA family ATPase produces MEYPSGSLVVLTGLPGAGKTTLLRRLYGLQGVESVPVTIGTVAVIDSFQSKQHWYGRLAWAPQPVRRAVVFVTHLSRIRQALTLGHSVIAHNRGCGPYVLRGFAWLARRHRAGFHLLLLDAPPEVALAGQQTRGRVVAPRTFARHQRRWESLLTRVKGGDPAPASGAYIMDRAGADVLQEIVFDERSANAQSTGR; encoded by the coding sequence TTGGAGTATCCGTCCGGATCCCTGGTCGTCCTGACGGGGCTTCCGGGCGCGGGCAAGACCACCCTGCTGCGACGCCTGTACGGCCTGCAGGGCGTGGAGAGCGTGCCCGTCACCATAGGCACGGTCGCGGTGATCGACTCGTTCCAGTCCAAGCAGCACTGGTACGGGCGGCTCGCCTGGGCCCCGCAGCCGGTGCGCCGCGCCGTGGTCTTCGTCACCCACCTGAGCCGCATCCGCCAGGCGTTGACCCTGGGCCACTCGGTCATCGCGCACAACCGGGGCTGCGGCCCGTACGTGCTGCGCGGTTTCGCCTGGCTGGCCCGCAGGCACCGGGCGGGCTTCCACCTGCTCCTCCTGGACGCGCCGCCGGAGGTGGCGCTGGCGGGGCAGCAGACCAGGGGCCGGGTGGTGGCGCCCAGGACGTTCGCCCGCCATCAGCGCAGGTGGGAGAGCCTGCTGACCAGGGTGAAGGGCGGCGATCCCGCCCCCGCCTCCGGCGCGTACATCATGGACCGGGCGGGGGCGGACGTGCTGCAGGAGATCGTGTTCGACGAGAGAAGCGCGAACGCTCAGAGCACGGGCAGGTAG